Proteins encoded together in one Calditrichota bacterium window:
- the mutM gene encoding bifunctional DNA-formamidopyrimidine glycosylase/DNA-(apurinic or apyrimidinic site) lyase, with the protein MPELPEVETAVRELRPNITGRVLCGVTATIPRQLGDTTAKELARFVKNRRVIAVERRGKYIVLELDRGVLLFHLRMTGRLYVAPTTKVLPDYVRAAFSLDDKSLSLYFRDVRTLGTIRFYNSVDEAPELRALGWEPLTTNASAAELKEILRTRSQGIKVVLLDQSIWAGIGNIYASETCWVAGVDPRKSAKLLSLAQCERLCQAVPQVLERALEKGGSTLRDFMSPDGKYGSYQKEFRVYDREGEKCLRCGGTIARIVQAQRSTFFCPKCQKKR; encoded by the coding sequence ATGCCTGAATTGCCCGAAGTTGAAACCGCCGTGCGCGAGCTGCGCCCGAATATCACCGGGCGAGTGCTTTGCGGCGTGACCGCCACGATTCCCCGCCAGCTTGGAGACACGACGGCAAAAGAGCTTGCGCGTTTCGTTAAGAACCGTAGAGTGATTGCCGTCGAACGGCGCGGGAAATACATCGTTCTTGAGTTAGACAGGGGTGTGCTTCTATTTCATTTACGCATGACCGGAAGACTGTATGTGGCTCCGACGACAAAAGTGCTGCCAGACTATGTCCGCGCGGCGTTTTCGCTGGACGACAAATCTCTATCGCTCTATTTTAGAGACGTGCGAACTCTGGGAACGATTCGCTTTTACAATTCCGTAGATGAAGCTCCCGAACTTCGCGCTTTGGGTTGGGAGCCTTTGACGACAAACGCGTCGGCGGCTGAACTCAAAGAAATTCTGCGCACGCGTTCGCAGGGGATAAAAGTCGTTCTGCTTGACCAGTCCATTTGGGCGGGAATCGGCAATATTTATGCAAGCGAAACGTGCTGGGTTGCGGGAGTTGATCCGCGCAAGAGTGCTAAGTTGCTCTCGCTTGCGCAGTGTGAACGATTGTGTCAAGCGGTGCCACAAGTTCTCGAACGGGCTTTGGAGAAGGGTGGGAGCACGTTGCGTGATTTCATGAGTCCAGACGGCAAATACGGCTCGTATCAAAAGGAGTTCCGAGTGTACGACAGAGAGGGAGAGAAATGTCTGCGCTGCGGCGGAACGATCGCGCGAATTGTGCAGGCACAACGCTCCACTTTTTTCTGCCCAAAGTGTCAAAAGAAGCGGTAA
- a CDS encoding T9SS type A sorting domain-containing protein: MDPRKLFTSTLLLLLANFAFASQEYSISKLVTGLHEGPALKSGDFSGWTCMRARDFDGYALYIGSPVDFSAALSDESLVQSVAASFGISSQLEQIKSNTTPTRRYLINREMRDHLPVIGGRFDVALNTKHQVARVSYTTFQDWQTTGSFSLTQYVAATYLAPVLEPANWQVDDEETFACWYPDADARVLRAAYWIRVAGPRPHQRHFGIVDASTGEILLEWPGIAHDVIDLNVKAPFWQPYDHSETEYAPCSYQRVTVNGSAISTDVNGNLSREAATLANVTARLEGQYVEVGERDEGNTPDHLEQFAAPFNGDTLAWTTEDATRPALNLYYHTNFVHDWYKVLDPPYNSLDYPVPAVANYGGNYDNAFWNGFGTYYGGGMNYGNFGMYSDVIYHEYTHGVTDGIYPVGLLPYVDQPGAMNEAWSDYFACTINGDPLMGEWLTGNARSNFRDLESMMVYPLNWVGEVHGDSPFISAPLWTIREELGAGYSDSLGHFARYALTELFYDYFVAVLETDDIDGDLSNGTPNDFVIYDAFGVHGIGPGARPHFVVQNVVFDDNLTGNNNGFAEPGETVMLTFTLFNDVTLYPPAATNVTLTATAADSTLNIGSASFSLGTLAPRDSISVGPIEINIDWEAQDHWGVLNLSIAADQIEEPYEYPFEFSVGIPKVQVVTRSLTSNVDAFVTSTLRSMDKVFEHKRLSSGQQLDLSMLPDTGTVLWLSGNGTTSGMTANDRAQLTDFLSGGGKLVMSGKHILRGLESTTFASDVLNANVGGVSQLRMATTLALPFVAGDRYLLTGAGGAANQDSMTILSAVNGALPVLRYGLAGENVSGVVNAAGNALVFGFGIEAVSDNSPVQNQSRALFLTRILEWAGFAVSAVDNEGPAWKPDDLALTAAYPNPFNSTVRLDYQLGNQGDARLLIYDVLGREVHRAALAPNSNTYFWNPSLASGVYFAVVKSDSRVTRPQKLMLLR; this comes from the coding sequence ATGGACCCGCGAAAATTATTTACATCAACTCTCCTTCTGCTGCTTGCGAATTTCGCCTTCGCATCGCAAGAATATTCGATCAGCAAGTTGGTCACCGGCTTGCATGAGGGCCCCGCACTGAAATCCGGAGATTTTTCCGGCTGGACTTGCATGCGCGCTCGAGATTTCGACGGCTACGCCCTCTACATTGGGAGTCCGGTTGATTTTTCAGCGGCTCTATCGGACGAATCGCTCGTGCAGTCCGTTGCGGCTTCCTTTGGAATTTCGTCGCAACTCGAACAGATAAAGTCGAATACGACGCCCACTCGCCGCTACTTGATCAATCGAGAGATGCGCGACCACCTCCCTGTTATTGGCGGACGGTTCGACGTGGCGCTAAACACCAAACACCAAGTTGCGCGAGTTTCCTACACGACTTTTCAGGACTGGCAGACAACCGGAAGTTTTTCGCTGACTCAATATGTCGCGGCAACCTATCTTGCTCCGGTGCTTGAACCTGCGAACTGGCAAGTTGACGATGAAGAGACGTTCGCTTGTTGGTATCCCGACGCGGATGCCCGGGTCTTGCGCGCCGCGTATTGGATCAGAGTTGCCGGACCGCGACCGCACCAACGTCACTTCGGGATCGTGGATGCGTCAACGGGTGAAATCCTGCTCGAATGGCCGGGCATTGCGCATGACGTGATCGACTTGAACGTGAAAGCGCCGTTTTGGCAACCCTATGACCACAGCGAAACGGAGTATGCTCCCTGCTCGTATCAGCGAGTGACCGTGAATGGTTCAGCAATTTCGACGGACGTGAACGGCAATTTGTCGCGCGAAGCCGCGACGCTGGCAAACGTCACGGCGCGTCTCGAGGGACAATATGTCGAAGTCGGCGAGCGCGACGAAGGGAATACACCCGACCACCTCGAACAATTTGCTGCGCCCTTCAACGGCGACACCCTCGCTTGGACGACCGAAGACGCCACCCGTCCCGCTCTGAATCTCTACTACCATACGAATTTCGTTCACGATTGGTACAAAGTACTTGATCCGCCGTACAACTCGCTTGACTATCCCGTTCCCGCTGTAGCCAACTACGGCGGCAACTACGACAATGCGTTCTGGAACGGATTCGGCACCTACTATGGCGGCGGCATGAATTACGGCAATTTCGGTATGTACTCGGACGTTATCTACCATGAGTACACGCACGGCGTCACCGACGGTATATATCCCGTTGGACTGTTGCCCTATGTCGATCAACCAGGGGCGATGAACGAAGCGTGGTCGGACTACTTCGCGTGCACTATTAACGGTGATCCGTTGATGGGCGAATGGTTGACGGGAAATGCCCGCAGCAACTTCCGCGATCTCGAGAGCATGATGGTTTATCCGCTCAATTGGGTCGGCGAAGTGCACGGCGACAGTCCATTCATTTCTGCGCCGCTGTGGACGATTCGCGAAGAACTTGGCGCCGGATACTCCGACTCGCTCGGTCACTTTGCGCGCTATGCCTTGACTGAGTTGTTTTATGATTACTTCGTCGCCGTACTTGAAACTGATGACATTGACGGGGATTTGAGCAACGGCACTCCTAACGACTTTGTGATTTATGACGCCTTCGGAGTGCACGGAATTGGCCCCGGCGCGCGCCCGCATTTCGTCGTGCAAAACGTCGTCTTTGACGACAATCTTACCGGAAACAACAACGGATTCGCCGAGCCCGGCGAGACGGTCATGCTGACGTTTACACTCTTTAACGACGTCACTCTTTACCCTCCCGCTGCCACCAACGTCACATTAACCGCCACCGCCGCAGACAGCACGTTAAACATCGGCAGTGCGTCGTTCTCGCTCGGCACACTCGCGCCGCGTGACTCCATCTCAGTCGGTCCGATCGAAATCAATATCGACTGGGAAGCGCAGGATCACTGGGGTGTTCTTAACCTGAGCATCGCCGCGGACCAGATCGAAGAACCTTATGAATATCCGTTTGAATTCAGCGTCGGTATTCCCAAAGTTCAGGTCGTCACTCGGTCGCTCACATCAAACGTGGACGCTTTTGTAACGTCAACCTTGCGTTCGATGGACAAAGTCTTTGAGCACAAGCGTCTGTCAAGCGGCCAGCAACTCGATCTGAGCATGCTTCCCGATACCGGCACGGTGCTTTGGCTCTCCGGCAACGGCACGACGTCCGGGATGACGGCCAATGACCGCGCACAGTTAACGGACTTTCTTAGCGGCGGCGGCAAACTTGTAATGTCCGGCAAGCACATCCTTCGCGGGCTCGAAAGCACCACGTTTGCAAGCGACGTCTTGAATGCGAATGTGGGAGGCGTTTCGCAGCTCCGTATGGCGACCACACTTGCTCTGCCGTTTGTCGCGGGAGACAGATATTTGCTGACCGGCGCAGGCGGTGCGGCAAACCAAGACAGCATGACGATTCTTTCGGCCGTGAACGGCGCGCTGCCGGTGCTTCGCTATGGACTGGCGGGTGAAAATGTCTCGGGAGTCGTGAATGCCGCAGGCAACGCTCTCGTGTTTGGCTTCGGTATTGAAGCGGTTTCAGACAATTCACCGGTACAAAATCAATCGCGCGCGTTGTTTTTGACACGCATACTCGAATGGGCCGGTTTTGCTGTTTCTGCTGTTGACAACGAAGGCCCAGCTTGGAAACCGGACGACTTGGCTCTGACCGCCGCATATCCCAACCCCTTCAACAGCACAGTGCGATTGGATTATCAACTTGGCAATCAAGGTGACGCCCGACTGTTGATTTACGACGTGTTGGGCCGAGAGGTGCATCGCGCCGCTCTTGCACCCAACAGCAACACGTATTTTTGGAATCCGTCTTTGGCATCAGGCGTTTATTTCGCCGTTGTAAAGTCGGACTCGCGTGTCACACGGCCGCAGAAACTCATGCTGCTTCGCTAA
- a CDS encoding helix-turn-helix transcriptional regulator, whose translation MIRSTRPHPDDFDGARIKQLREDLNMTQENFAHEIGVTFATVNRWENGRTTPNKVAQKVLLLLERKLRKMRKD comes from the coding sequence ATGATCCGCTCCACCCGCCCGCACCCGGACGACTTCGACGGAGCCCGTATCAAGCAACTGCGCGAAGACCTGAATATGACCCAGGAGAACTTCGCGCACGAAATCGGCGTGACGTTCGCCACTGTGAACCGCTGGGAAAACGGCCGCACCACTCCCAACAAGGTCGCACAAAAAGTGCTGCTGCTGTTGGAGCGCAAATTGCGCAAGATGAGAAAAGATTAG